In Gossypium arboreum isolate Shixiya-1 chromosome 3, ASM2569848v2, whole genome shotgun sequence, the sequence TTAATCAAACATTAGCAACGTGGAATTGCagtaatttttcttttttcttttaattcattaATAAATCTCGAgctaaaaaaaaataacaatcaAATTTATTCAAGAAGAATTTTATCAAATgtaatcttttaataattgaTAAACTTCTCATTAGACTTAAAATCGACCTTAGTGGGAATTATAGTTCTAATTTCCATTGAGAGCTACTAGGGATTTATAGAAGAAGAGGGCTTTCACTTActaaaaaaatttcaacattttttttttttttggaatttaaaCTCATGCCCCATATGGCATTGTTGGGTAAGAGGATACTATTTGTTCTCACTTGAAGAGAAATTTAGGAAGTGTAATCCGTTGAGGACCAATAGACCTATAAATTGTACACGACGAGAATTAGAAACCAACACATATAATTATGTATAATAAGTCTCGAACTTAAATACTTATGGCTCAAAcaattatttagttattaaaattaaataaaccaacaaaaataaatataaaatatctagTTAATAAAATCCAAGGTATACTTAATTTTCATTTCTAAAAATTAGTGaataatctcaaaaaaaaaaaaaagagtaattgTTTTGCAtcaaaatttaaaagtaaatGGATTTTTGTTGAAATTATAGTGGTAGATGTATATTTTAAAACCttaagattttatttatttatttattttaaatttgcctTAAAAGAATGGACATAAGTAGATTTTCActctatatttaaattttatcatcTATCGATTAATGGGTTGTGTTCAAATTTTGAGAtagtaaaggaaaaaaaaaaaaaaaactgggtACCCAGTTAAGACGTGCTTGACTGGAATACAAAGgaagagaaaagagaagaagTCTAGTAGAGAGTTGGTAAGCAAAGGTGAGATGATTATTATATGGAAAATTGATTCATATGacaatttaatatttttgcaattttatcaatttacttatttacAAGGGTTTAGTCAAAATTGAATGACCCAACTTAAACCCTATTCCCTcttgtttttcatttttaaaatgtttaacatgtttttagtttttattgaaattatgggtCAAATGCCAACAACAATCATtacatttattttcaattttttagttGAATAAAGTTGGaattttagatttattattttcGATTATTCGAAACAAACTACCTTTTTAGCATGGTTTAGTTGAGATTGgtgtttaatttcaatttttgagaGGTAATAATTTTTTCCTTCTTTACTAAGTAATAACGAGTTGGACAGAGCAAGTGGTGTAGTGAGTCAATGCTCACCGACCACGAACCGGCTACTCGGCTTGCCTCCTTTTGGGTGTAGAATTTGTGAatccttttaattttaataaataaataaataaaaagaccaAGTCAAAATCAGTGACGGGCTCTGGCTGTTATTCTGTTCGTCTTGCCCACCACCAGTTGGCTCTTGACCCTGCTTATGGAcggcaattttaaaatttttatttaaaaactcaagtttattttatttttaaaattttccattttatttcataaaatacttaaaatttttaaatgtcgattatttaaaatttccattctttattaaatttttaaatgtcgATTTTGTTACCTACTAtggtttgaaaaataattaaccctaagatttatttattacattaattttaaataaaaggataacgttagttttttattttattttttattatcaattacttattattctattaatttgttttaaattttcaatcTTTGTATTTagcaattttcattaaaaataataaagatataattagttataaaaatatttgaaaatagttaaagaaaagaaaagaaagtggaAGAGAGGAAAAGTAAGAATAAATTAATGATTACATATGATTCTATTTAGATGATCAAAACTTGTAAAAGAAAGGAAGGTAATTCTAATGGTTAAATAGTGGAAATGAaatgattaattataataaaCTTTTACCATTATAACAATTTCATTAACTTATTTTCACcaaaaatattcataaaattatTCCTAAACTTTTGTCTTGTGGGTAAAAAGGGATACTcaatttctcttattttctctttctTAAATTAAAAACTCTATCCAaacaaaggaagaaaaaaaaaatattttccctTACTTTCCTTTCCATTCATTTCCCCTCGGACGAAATGTAAGATAATCTCTAGTAATACGACTAAGAGAATGTAAGTTTCCTTAACACACACTACCATGTTTGGTTGAATTGGCTGAAATTTAAAATGAGTTAAAAAATAGTAAGGGGAAAATGATAAAAATGGAAGGGTTTAGGGTAAATTTTTATACAAAATAATATATCCCCAACAGATAGCATCGAAAATCTTACATAGAAAACTGTGTATCTCCTCAAAACCAAACGCACACTAAATCCAACCTACCAAAgattataaaataatgaaatgaaGTTTCAAAGTTAGGTTTGTCAAATATGGAATAATTTTTCAACTCTACAGCTCCCAGGAAAATGGGGCCATACTctttgaaaaaaaagaaatgtgaaatgtgaaattCGAATTCGGGACTTGATTTTTTACCAAAATATCACCTCTATGCAATGCAATAGAGAAAGCAATGAACAAAACCTTTGTTGCCTGGACTATCTGGAAATTGATGATTTTATATATACTACAATACAACATATCTGTGAAAAAGACCTAGAAATTAAatgcaataaaataaattatagagGGGGAGTCAAAATATGTAAAATGAGATGACCAAAAGGAGGGGGTTTCATGCTCCTTAACCTTGTCAGTGACACTAAATACGCTCACGCTTTTCCTCCTTTTCTTACACTTGAGAAGTTGGAGACAGAGCTCCTTCCGATCTGCGGGCGGTTTGCCCAGAAATCGATGCTTTGTCTGATACATGGACGTTGTACCGCTCGTATACCTTTTCACGGTTTTCCGACCACCAAGTTTCTGCTTGGTGTTCTCCGAATCTTCTTCGGCTGCATGTATGAACATCACTTAAACATCCCAGATCCATAAAAATCAACCACATGGACCTTTGATTCCTGTTTTTCTTTTTACACCTTAGAAGGTTTACATTTTCTGATGTTAAATCAACAAATACTAATTTTCTCGTTCATCTTTTTTCTATGTTGATGTTGTATTTAAACACAGCAAGCATAAATAATGAGATATAAGAGAACATAGAAAAATGTACCTGAAGCGCACTCGTTTGAGATCCCTAGTTCCATCTCGCAGTGCTACAAGAGTTATATAGACTCCAGGCTCATACTGTTCAATCCACTCAGCCTCCACTTGATTGCCATTAGCAGCCAATGCTGAATTTCTAGATTTCATACTATTTTCTCCATCTCCAAAAGACCCAGATTCCCTTTCATCAACAGCTGCTGACACACCACTGCCACCTGCCTGTAAACCCCCACTACCATTCAGCAGTCTAGTGCCAGAATGGTCATCTCTACCATTGGCTCCGGTTGGTTCCCTAATTAATTGGCCAGGGCTCTGATTGCCATTCATTGTGGAAGAATCGAGAGCAGTAGGGGAAGCAAGGAAAGAGCCACCAATTGATTCAGATCTTAAATGTCCCTCTCCGTTCGCATCTGGATAGTGAATACCATTTGGCTCCAAGCCATTTGGCAAGTATGCTGGTTTAATGTTCTCTGTGTCATAAACTCCAGGTGGCAACCTTTCAGCCATATCCTTGAGCTGAGAAGCAGTATAGAGATAAATCATTGTAAGCATTATGAGAGGCAAAGATATGGCTAGGATTGCAAAGTGATACCAAATCTCAAAATGTGGATGCAAAGGATCTTATAATCACTGAAATTTAAAATCCTTAAAACACATAAGATAATGAAAAGAATCAAAGAATTATCTTTGGAAGCTAATAATAATGTTTGACTAAACCATTATGCATATGAGATGTGAACATTGTTTTGCAATTTAGTAAGAACAGATCTGCAAAGATAGTTCAAAGAAACAATAAAGCTGAAGATAACCTGTGCAGTCAGCGACTTTATAACTTCTTTTGCAGCTTTAGATTTAGCAGACTCCTCTGCAGCCACTTTCATAGCTTCCTGAGTTTTCTTTGTGGATTTTTGAAGCTCCGATTCTTGAAGTTCACATCTCTTTCTCAGAGTCTCAACCTTGAACAGATTCACAATCGTCAGAATTACATTGATAAACCACAGGGCCCATCGACAAAATACCAATATTAAAAGCACCAGAAACAGCGTTCTTACCTGTCCACGCAACTTAAGCACTTCTTGGTTCAAAAGTTCATTTGTCTTTTTCAAACTATCtgtgatgcttttggagaaagaaAGTCCAGATGTTGTAGGAATTGGGGTCGCAGAACGTGGTGGGCTAGGTCTCCTTGAGAAAGGTGAAACAGATCTGGAACTTACTCCAGATGGCGTAAGAATTGGTTTAGGAACTGTCCTTCGCAAATCTACAGGATTAGACAAAACAACATCTTTCAACTGAAACGAAGAAGGTGCTTGAGCAGAGCGAACCAATGAGAATGTTTCGGTTTTTTCCCTTGTTTGGCTGCTTTGCTATCTAACTGCTTAATCAAGTCCATATTAGGAGTTGCAGATTTGGATAATCTTATTTCAGCCTTATCCAACGGTCCTTGTTCTCACCTGAAAGGCGAGGTACAGAATTCCTCCTGTTATTACCAGCTTCTGAAACCTTGTTCAGTTTGGCAAAACAGGAATCACAGACACGATAAGGTTTCCCAGGATTAGGAGCCAAAGCTGCTCCTGGAGCTTTTTTGAACTGCATGAATGGCAATGCACAAGTCCACAGTTATAGCAATTATGCCTTTTTCTTGTGAACCCAAAAGCCTGTCTGCAAGCTGAGCATTGAGATTGCTCAGCACCAGATACCCATTTATGAAGACATATTGCAGCACTATAGTTTGAACCACAAGCAATAAATTTCACATGTCTATCCTTCAAACCTTCAACCAAAGTTGGAGTTTTTCGATCTTCAACATCTCCATGGCCCAACCTACCATTGGCTCCTTTTCCCCATGTATAGACTTCATTCCTGGATGTTAAAACCGCAACATGATATGCACCACAGGCAATTTCTTCAACACATTCCCCTGAAAGCTTGTCTTCTACCAAAGAAGGTATTTTTCCATCAGCATAGGGATTCCCAAGTTGACCATACACAGTACTCCCCATCGTAAAAACATGCCCTGATGTTGTTAAACCAACTGTTAAGCTATGCCCGCAAGCAACTTTGTGAAAATTGTAATCAATTAGTGCTGGAACGCATGTGGGCTTAAGCCGGGGTTCCTTGTCTCCATGTCCAAGACGGTTTTTGTCCCCATCCCCCCATGTGAATAATTTTCCTGATGAAACACTAGCACTGGACTGAGAGACAATAACTTCCACAATGGCAGCAGTATGCCACACTCCACATGCCACAGCAATCGTTCTCAATCCTGACAGAGACTCTACTTCTTTCGGATATGGAACACTTTCTCTGTCACCATGGCCCAGTCACCAA encodes:
- the LOC108476018 gene encoding LOW QUALITY PROTEIN: PH, RCC1 and FYVE domains-containing protein 1-like (The sequence of the model RefSeq protein was modified relative to this genomic sequence to represent the inferred CDS: inserted 4 bases in 4 codons), giving the protein MADLVSYGNAQRDIDQALIALKKGAQLLKYGRKGKPKFCPFRLSNDETSLIWISSSGERSLKLASVSKIIPGQRTAVFQRYLRPEKDYLSFSLIYNNGKRSLDLICKDKVEAEVWIAGLKALISSGQGGRSKIDGWRDGGLYLDDGRDLTSNSASDSSVSATRDISSPEVFVSFNPNTSPKSLRPENSFHSERSHVASEVPNMDVKGSGSYAFRVSVSSAPSTSSHGSAADDYDALGDVYIWGEVICDNAVKVVADKNANYLSMRADVLLPRPLEYNVVLDVHHVACGVKHAALVTRQGEVFTWGEESGGRLGHGVGKDVIQPRLVESLAVTSVDFVACGEFHTCAVTMAGELYTWGDGTHNAGLLGHGTDVSHWIPKRISGPLEGLQVASVTCGPWHTALITSTGQLFTFGDGTFGXLGHGDRESVPYPKEVESLSGLRTIAVACGVWHTAAIVEVIVSQSSASVSSGKLFTWGDGDKNRLGHGDKEPRLKPTCVPALIDYNFHKVACGHSLTVGLTTSGHVFTMGSTVYGQLGNPYADGKIPSLVEDKLSGECVEEIACGAYHVAVLTSRNEVYTWGKGANGRLGHGDVEDRKTPTLVEGLKDRHVKFIACGSNYSAAICLHKWVSGAEQSQCSACRQAFGFTRKRHNCYNCGLVHCHSCSSKKLXGAALAPNPGKPYRVCDSCFAKLNKVSEAGNNRRNSVPRLSGENKDRXDKAEIRLSKSATPNMDLIKQLDSKAAKQGKKXETFSLVRSAQAPSSFQLKDVVLSNPVDLRRTVPKPILTPSGVSSRSVSPFSRRPSPPRSATPIPTTSGLSFSKSITDSLKKTNELLNQEVLKLRGQVETLRKRCELQESELQKSTKKTQEAMKVAAEESAKSKAAKEVIKSLTAQLKDMAERLPPGVYDTENIKPAYLPNGLEPNGIHYPDANGEGHLRSESIGGSFLASPTALDSSTMNGNQSPGQLIREPTGANGRDDHSGTRLLNGSGGLQAGGSGVSAAVDERESGSFGDGENSMKSRNSALAANGNQVEAEWIEQYEPGVYITLVALRDGTRDLKRVRFSRRRFGEHQAETWWSENREKVYERYNVHVSDKASISGQTARRSEGALSPTSQV